In Strix aluco isolate bStrAlu1 chromosome Z, bStrAlu1.hap1, whole genome shotgun sequence, the sequence AGTGAAGCAAGTTCAAATATGCATTAACATCCTTCTGCAAGTATAATCTATGacagaatttgtttttttcaacGGTGTACAACTGCTTTTGGCTATTACATGCCACACAGCAGACATAAACACCATGAAAGCTATCATGAAATAGCAGGATTTTGAGAAACAAGTGAAAGTTGTTCAAAATACCAGTCACTGGTATAAATTTCACCTACATAACACAGGTTACATGTATTTGATGCtaaaggttttaattttaaatggtgCACATGAGaaaaacacttcataaataaaTAGTGAGTTCTGACCTGTTACTATTAACAGATAATTCTATGAAAACATTAAACATTAGCTCAATGCTCAACTTCtggtaagaattaaaaaaaagtaaataaaaagtgtTAGGAATtgctacaaaagaaataaaaactagaaaGTCATATCACTGTAAAAATCCATTGTTTACCCAAATCTTAAATCCTATGTGAGTCATTCtcaaaaaacaacagaagattCAGAATAAAAGAATCAAAAAACTCCAAAGAGAATCAAAGATTGGCTTGATTTGAGACAGAATTCTtcagcatgggaaaaaaagacaagtgagAAGGGATAAGATAAAAGCCTACAGAATTAGGTCAGGTATGGATAGAGATCAGCTGGTCAATGTCTCATTTAGGGGCATCAAATGAATCTAATAAAGGTTCAAATGGAATAAAAGGAGGCAATTCTTCATACAACAAGTAGCAGAAATGTTGAACTCCTTGTCAAGGATCTAGTGAAGGTTAGAAGTTTGTCCAAACTCAAGCAAAGACTGAGCAGATTTATGTAAGATAAATTATTTGACTTACACAGAAACTACACTCTGATGAGCCAATTTCTCATCTGAAAATGAGTTTGGAAGAATATCAGAAACTTATCATATACATTTGCcctgtttttcatttgtatgaATCTACTTATGGCTATAGTTGGAAGCAGCATCTGGAATTAGACCAGCCTTAGTTTTGACCCAGTAGAGCCAGTCTTATGTTCTAATATGACCATTTAAAATTCAAGTGGTTTAGTCAATAGGAAACAAAAGATTGTGTTTCAAAAGATATATACACAGCTCTAGAGATGCCAAACTACAGGTACTGcacattttgcagctgctgtAGAGCCTTAAAGCgtatgggttttggtttttttgttctgtcctCTTCACCTCAAGCAAAATAATTCAACTCATTTAGCTCTAGGTCCCTAGAGAACAAGGTAGGCAATGAAGGGAAGATACCCCTTCAACACACACCTTCCTTAGGTTCCAGAAGAGCAGGACAATAGTAAAGTAGTGAAGGTAGTAAAGATCCCTCACAGTCCCTTTTACATGTCCTTCAGAGGTGATATGATTAAAAAGTGGTGCTAGCCTCCAAATTTCTGGCCAGCGGGTCACTTTCCATTGGAACTCAAATGTTTCAGAGAAATTacagtctttgttttctgtttctgagaCAGTAAGATACATGCCTTGGCAAACAAGTTTGTGCTCATACTTCATGccctctccccttttcttcctCAGAACAACCTGACACCGACCACTTTTAAGACCAGTTCACTCTATTTTAAATTTCCCAACAAAtgaactactttttttcttttatcactgCCAGACAAGAGGACTTACAAGGTTCCTGGAAGGTAAAAGATGAGTACAATTTTCTTAAAGTCAAAAGACTTCCCTTCTAAACTGAATACTTTCCCTATGATATATACCGTCCTTGAAAAACACACAATTTTGTAGAGATCTAATCAGGTAACATCTGGCATCTGAATGTATTATGTTTAAAACCTCCTAATCCATTTTTAACTCAGAAGAAATATATTCAGTCATGCTACTTTGCATGTACAGCATTCTCCTGAAACACCCAATAgcaatgaaagcaaaaccaaattattcAGTGACTTAAAAGGTATCAGTAATTAACTTGCCTAGAAAGATTTGTAATGTACTTACCGACAATGCAAGACTAAGGATGGATGTTGCATAGTTAAAGCTGTGGACTACTTTGTAGGAAGTGGTACTGTAAATCTTCACATGCCTATACAGAAGAGTAATGATTAAAGCCTTATTAGTAATGCCTCATTGTAGACGCTTTACAGGAATTTCATCACTCTCAACTTCTATAGATCATTTATGGAAACTGAGTATTTATACAAAGCGTTCTTCAGACTACTGACCTTCTTAGTTATTACCTCGTCTGCAACAGAAAAGTTCCATTAAAAGATACACAAAAGTCAAAAAAGGATTACCCTTAtccaaaaaagattaaaatggggccagaaaagaagaagaaattgaacGTAGATGTACTGACTATCCAACTTTAGCAATGCTTATAAGGAAACACCAAGACAGCATTTTTTCaaatttgttcttaaattttaaaTGTGAGATCTATTGACAATTTCTGGAAGTAAAACCATAGATATTCTTGTATCTGATGGCTCTTTAATGATTTGGTTGAAGGTAGGACATATTTAacaaatgggaaaacaaaacattatCTTACAAGAAGTATGAACTTTAGTGTTGCAAGCACTGAAAATAGCTGCACAGCTAGTGTGATCCTTCAGCTTATGCTCTGTAATCATAAAGCCTGAGGAAGCCTAGGAAgtacaggagggagggaggaagaaaacagaCCACTGTCATTTCAGACCACTTCATATTTCTAACATCTCAGAGACAACAGAATGAGTACTAGTACTCAACAACTtgacccaaacaaacaaacaaaaaaagcaagtagGACGTATTTCACCTGTGCACCTTGGGTACAAAAAGCAACAGCACAGGCTCTTTAAAGGTGAATACTAATAAGCTTTCAGTTATTTAAACTATATTAAAGTAAATTTAAGAATAGCTACTTTACAGAGACTGCAAAGGTCAGTTCAGAGATTCAGAAAAATGAATGCTTATTCAGAAATTCCCCATAAGTGTTCCCAAACAGCACATACAACCCGTACTGACATTCAGGCTAATAAGAGGGAAAGGTTAACGTATATCACAGTATGTACCTTGGCCCCAAGACATGTTTTCAAGTAAGTTATATCTCTAACAGTTAAAAGTGTTTAAGCCCCAAAACCACACACTGATGTGTAATaactttcaaaggaaaaaagtccTAAAGAATTTAAATCACAATAAATCCACAAAGTATACTAACCTGTCCAGGGATCCTGACAATAACCTTTGTCCAGAGCTGTTCAGGCATAAACAAGTTACAGTTTTGTGGTGATTTTTAAGTGAAACTAGTAATTGTCCACCTTTTAGTACATCCCAAACTTTGACATAGCGACCTCCTGTGAGAAGGAAGCACACAAAACAGTTTGACATACATACACATTTACACTTCTCTGGGGAAGTTTTCACAGAGTGATACAGTGCCTCCTTCATAACACAAGAGTTTTCTGTACCTACTCACCATCCCCATCCATTATGACTATCTCCTGGGACAAGACACGTTACAAGCCTGCTCTTTTTTAGGCCATTCTGTAGGCACAGATGAATGATTTAACATactccttacaaaaaaaaatatagataccACTGGGTTACAGGACTTCTGATGCAATGGCAAGAAGAGACTAAAAAATCATGACATCGTTAAGAAAAAGATACAGTCACATCTTTTCAAAATTTCTTAAGTATGTTCACTCCTTCACTTTAGCACTGGGCTAATTAAAGTCTGTATCTTgtcattaaatttttttcttggacCATCTACAAGAAAATCAAATCAGAAGACAAAAAGACCCCTACTTCTCATCCTCCAGATCTTTGAGAAATCCAGCTGTTGCATCACTCACCACTTCATTACCAAATGAAAACACCACAcaagaaagaagcagctgaagtATTTCTCAAATTAAGGCCACAGAAAAGAAATTTGATTTTATTAAGTACCTGCAGATACTAGAAGCCCACCAGAAGGGAACAGAAGCACACTCTCCACAGGATGGCCATGTTCTATTGTCATGACACTACTTTTTCTTCGTGCATCAAACAGTTTCACAGTGTGATCATAGGAACCTACAAACATAACCATAAATAGTTTCAGTTTCataatttcaattatttcagGAATTAAACCAGCAACATCTTACAATCTATAAAGAGGCTCCTGCCAAACAGGAACAGTTTTAAACCATAAACTTGGAACACCTTGTGGTTTACCTTGATTAATTTACAGCCTTCAGGCAACGTAAGTCTTCTAATTCTAATTCGTGTCAGGCCTTAAAAGTAATTTAAGtcttaattttatttcccttccattAATCAAGTGTATTTATAACAATAAATATCAGGCAACCTGATGAAAACTTGTCTGCTGTACCTCCTGAAGTACAGAATACTATTTTTTTCATAGCAATTTACCACAAATTAATAGAAAGCTACTGCTAGGAAAACCAAAAGCAACTGGTTTCAAATAACTCCTCAGGCAACCTTTCATTTTTGAGTCTGCCAGTTTGGGGCTGTACAAACTACAATGGAACTAGTGTTCTCCTCCAGAAACCTGATAAAACACTTTAGTCAATCCCAACTAAAGGATACATTCACAggattttctctttaaaaggcCAGTCAGAACAGTCCCATTAACTCTAACAGGCTAAAgcagaaagatgttaaaaatcaATTTGCTCAAGAGTTTTCCTACAAACATCACTGTCAAGcttaaaaagcaagcaagaaggAAACAACAAAGTAGGCACTGAGTAGGAAGACAGATCCTCCatgtttaaaatataataaacaaGATCCTACTGTATCAAAAAATATCTGTCTGAACTTTTCTTCAACTCAATCCAAAAGAaacatataagaaaaataaaatcaaacctgTTATAAAGACATCTGCATTCACTTTACTTGCACAGCCGCATCTCACATAGTCATTATGTTCACTGTATGAGACGATTTCTGTAGCACTTGGAATATCCCACAAATTTGATGAATAATCATCAGCACCAGAAAATATTCGGTATTTATCAGACAGGAAGCCCACTACATGAACAGGTCTAGAAACCAAAGTCCACAATATCCCAAGTTAAAACATACTTGTTTCCAGAAGAATTAGTCTGTATGAAGAGCTTATTAAACTATTCACTCTAACTTAAAAGTGAAAAGTGTTTACTGTTGGAAGTTACAAAGCCTcatttttgaagttaaaaacACTTTAGTTTTTATATTTCCAGCCAGAAAAGGGCCATGCTGACAGATGCTTACCTAAGCACTGACATAATCtgctttaaaggtttttttctgcattcgTTACTTAGAGGTCTGTGTACTAGCAGAGTCATTTAGAAAAAGTTTATGAGTGAATTTTAAGTACAACTGGATTGGACACTCTTCTTGACCTTTAAAATCACTATTTAAATTTGTATTACCATTGTAACATCCCAACAGAGAACAACTTTGACAAAAAACACGCATACCCTAAATCTTATTACAGTTAACCTACTGGTTAGGACATAAGGTAATACCCGATCTACAAACACAGACCTCAAAGACAAACACTCTCAAGGTCTGCCTGTGTCCTTTCCAGTGAAAGGGGGCTTGCTGTTGTTGTTCTAGGTAGATACAACACATATTGGGTCTTCCACAGAACAGCAATCTGTTTAAACTACACATTATCATTGTTTTCTCCTCACCTGTACATCAGAACTCCTATTCTAACTTCTTTCCCCACCCCAACCCCATCATCATGCactttttctgttatatttttaagGGATTCCTGATCTTCCTGGCATTATTTCTtcactgggtttgtttagtcACTTTTTAGAACTCTTTTCCTGACAACATCAAATACAATGTGCTTATCAGTGCCATGTAGTCACAAGACTACGTCTACACACCATATTAATAAGACACCTACCtgaattagaaaatatatttattcttacaTGTACCCAATTCAtatctagaattttttttaaaaaatcactccAATTttgaattcaattaaaaaaaaaatctatttttcagtaAGATCTACATGAGACAGTTGCAAGCAACATAATCAGTATTATTCAGATCCTCAGCAACATGCAAAACAGCCATGTTAATACACCAATCAAGCTTACGCACACAAATTAAAAACTGTCTTACTTAGCATGACCATCAAATTGTCTCAGTGGTGCTCTTCCGCTAACGTCAAAGAGGCGAATGCTACCTTCCTCACTGCCAGCAACAAGCAGATTGCCATCATCTCTGTATGTGGCACCATAAGCAGCATCTTTGAAGCGAGAAAACGTTTTGATTGGTTCCTGAGAGTAACGGCCATAAATGTGGATCTAGCAAAACGAGAAGATATTAAGTTTGCTTGTATGATACCAAATGAAAGACAAGAACATAAAAACCTCAGAAAAGCCACTTACCCTTGAGGAGGCTGTGACAGCATAGTTATATGGAGAAACTGGGGAGAAGTCAATTTTATTTACTGCTCCAAATTCCTTTATCTGAACAGGCGTCTGAAACAATTTCGATAAAGATAATTAAATACGCATAAGCACACCAccaaagatgaaaaagcaaaacaaaacctattCTTCTTACAGAGAGCTCAAAACTCCATTTAgaaccaaataattttttaaatacaatcCTGTTGTTTCTCTTCTGCCGGGCTACTTCTGCTCATagaatttttttccaattcacGCATTAAAACCGATTAcgtgttttgaggaaaaaaaaacaaccttattCACTCACGCGTGTTTCAAAATACTATTGATTAGTCGCAcgaaagctgtaaaaaaaaaatatattctaggACGACAACTACGTCTGTCGAGCCAGTTTGGGGTGCAGGTCCCCCCTAGGAAGCCGTTTAATAGGTTTCTGGACGTTATCAAGGAACCGCTTCTCACCGAAAGCCGCAAGAGCTGGCAGAACAAGCACGAACCGGAGCGCGGACCCCACGCCGCCCGTCACAGGCCCCAGGGCCCCGCGCTGCGAACCGCTGCCTCCTACCTTGTAACCCCGCCAGTACAGCGTGTCCTGCGTGATCCTCTCCCCGAGCTTGGGGAACGCCTGAACCACCACCGGCTTGTAGGTGGCCATGCCTGACCAGGAGCGGGGGACGCCAGGGGGGTCGAAGGCCTCCGCGACGCCTCCTCAGCGAGCGGTGGCCGCCGCCGAATCGCGCTCCCGCCTGCCGGCCCAGCCAGCCGGGTGGCCCTGCCGGGAGGAGCTCGGGGAGGGCCGGGTCGAACCGATCCACGCTGCCTCAGGGGGCGAGGGCCGCGCTGCGCCCCTCCGTCCCGGCCATCATGGTGAGCCCCACGCCTGCCTCGAGGAGAGTCACAGACCTCGTGGGAGAATGACGTCATCAACAGGCGACTCTCCCTAGCCAGTCGCCACCGCGGCGGGGCGGCACGGCGTCACTTCCCCCTCTCGGTACGCGACCGAAGCGGCGGTGCTCAGGTGAGGCGTGGCCGCTTGAGCGGGGCCACGGGCCCGCTCTGCCGAAGGGCTTCCTGGGCGGCGGGCGCTCCGCGGCCTCCGTAGAGGCCGTCGTTGCCGGCCGCCTTCGGGCCTTCCGTCCCGGAGCCGGCGGTCTGTAGCGCGGGGGGAGGACCCCAGCAGTGCCCGGAGCTGTCAGGCCGCACTGCTTGCCAGGCGCTGCTGCGGAGCCCGCTCTGACGTGAGGCTTCTCGTGGTGCTGTCAAACAAGCCCCGGTATCGTGGGATGTTTTACTGTCGTCGGTGTAAAAAGGATTTGTCGTTTTCCTACGTGTATGGTGGAAGCCATTTGTTTTACTCAGGTTATGAAAAGATATAAAGGGACACAAAATCACTTTAACTTTTCATGCAGGTCTAATGTTTTTATGAAATAATCTTTTCCTTATAGCTTGTTCCTGTCTTGGTATAAATGTGGTtggttgtggtgggttttttgttgcaaCCAGACTAATATTCTGAAATGTCACTTAGACGCCAGCTGGCTTCATTATGGAATTTGGCTTAAATATCCATGTGACAAAATTTAAACAGAGGATTTGGTCAATAGCTTGTGACAGCAGTGAGATTGGTATTTCACCAGTTTTGATGTGATTACGAAAACCAAATGCCGTAAGCTTAAATGAAACCAAGTTTGGTATATTTTTATGCATTACTTCACTAGAATGCTGTTAACCTATGTTACATGTGTTCAGTTGCAGGTTGTTCAGACATCGAGATCTCTTTAGATACAGCTTGGTTGGCTGGAACTGGCTAGAAACTATGAAGAAACCTTTTGCATAAGACTTTTACATGACTGAGGCCATGGCATCTTCAACAAACTTAGATGTTGGGGCCCAGTTAATTGTGGAAGAATGTACCACTAGCTACAGCCTTCCACCCATGCCGGACATTAAAGTGGAGCATCAGCTTGACTCTAGCACAGAGGAAGGCCCAGCTCAGAATGTCGCCATGGGAATGAAATTCATTTTGCCCAATAGATTTGATATGAATGTCTGCTCACGATTTGTGAAATCCTTGAATGAGGAGGACAGTAAAAATATTCAAGACCAAGTTAACTCTGACCTTGAAGTGGCATCTGTCTTATTTAAAGGTTGAACCTTGTACAAATTGTTACGTGTGGACTGTGTCATCGTGTTAAGctgttatgtttttttaaaaaagcctctgCCTTTTATGTGTGTTAATCAGTGATAGTTTTCTAAGATTTGTTCCCCtaacatttttattatatgcTTAATGGATTCTTAGtgtaaaattaatttccccaaaggttattttttaaatcatatttttaatattttttagatAAAAAAGTAGTGACACAAAAAGTCTCTAATATAATTTAGTAAGAGCTGATGCTGATTATGAAAACAAGTTTACTTCCTTTGTGGAACATGTCCTACAACATGCTACACATTGTTGAATAATGTATGTATCTTCACAAAACACTACTGAAGGCACCACGTGATCATTTCGACTTCATTAGCTTTCTGCCGCACATTTTAGCTTTTTACTAGTACAATGACAGAATAACATAGATCATGTGGTTGACTTTGTTTTATCAGTATGACTGTACAAAGCCTGTAGTTGTTGTAGGGACTGGCTTGACAATTTATCTTCACACTGCTTGAAAGCAAATGTTGCTTCAGTTGTGGATCCCTGCAGCTAATCTCTAGCCGTTGCTGGCTGAGCATATCGATGGAGAACAGAATTAGGATTACATCTGTTTCTCCTTAACAATTGTGGTTTCCAGCACTCACTGTCATATTTCAGACTGTTACTGATGTATCATTTCATGACGTTGAATTTGACATATTTCCTGtaacaaacacaaacacacacctaTTGTGGATTTTGATGGTTTCTCTGATTTGTATTGTTTGGCTGCAGTTCAGCTATTgtaattttcaaacttttttaaTTTGCAGGCTATAAGTGGTTACTAGTGGAGCTGCAGATGTGAACAGCAAATTTAGATCCATCAGCAATAGGGTTGTTTTTCTTAGGTAATATTTGTGAA encodes:
- the UTP15 gene encoding U3 small nucleolar RNA-associated protein 15 homolog, with amino-acid sequence MATYKPVVVQAFPKLGERITQDTLYWRGYKTPVQIKEFGAVNKIDFSPVSPYNYAVTASSRIHIYGRYSQEPIKTFSRFKDAAYGATYRDDGNLLVAGSEEGSIRLFDVSGRAPLRQFDGHAKPVHVVGFLSDKYRIFSGADDYSSNLWDIPSATEIVSYSEHNDYVRCGCASKVNADVFITGSYDHTVKLFDARRKSSVMTIEHGHPVESVLLFPSGGLLVSAGGRYVKVWDVLKGGQLLVSLKNHHKTVTCLCLNSSGQRLLSGSLDRHVKIYSTTSYKVVHSFNYATSILSLALSPEDETIVIGMTNGVLNVKHRKPEERKVKSQKKRQPAYRTYVKGRTYMPKQEDFCVSKPVKRVLRKYDKLLKSFQSSKALDAVLEPPIRLYSPEVTVAVMQELHRRGTLRSALAGRDEKQVNLLLTFVARRVIEPRFTSVLVTVADIITDIYQPVVGQSAIVDRQFLRLQEAIGKEIDYQEELLEVLGMMDALFATFTKKRATYLEENRSNGLTETIETNMNN